One genomic window of Eggerthella timonensis includes the following:
- a CDS encoding Mbeg1-like protein: protein MKRAWISTLLATCALALALFAGAPMAMASEGTGGDGALGVVVRTDRDAYAEGDRVGLSVVLENFSGADLVGVEASLLVPQGIVLDDPSAANMAVGMLAPGEVRELALAGSVQASALPPAGGAAGGTGDAGRPAQGPGAPDAGPGSAPRGMASLGDGVLVGATLLAAVVAAAIVLLAIRRMRNAWRAQHCLLVVLVAALAGSLGLPAFASASPDEGEGSLVERTVEASCSVVVGGKAADVSARASYEGAPAVVSIDRSALLQADDADFFELPSESVLEGSLDTGGLAVESLSFTVLDDRGNEIDSGSIEAAERWSAQGMGLLKGLHTVEVSCVFANGETVTDALQLLYAGTDRMDDLSIDREDSDGDGLMNYLETYYGTDPSKVDTDGDGLSDFLEITRLGYDPLSNDTDGDGVPDGDEDADVDGLTNLEEVRLGTDPMSADTDLDGLPDGDEVRLGTDPLVPDTDGDGALDGWEIERGYDPLVMQETFAAGESRASEQASVTLEVESPGASVEQAFILPISGTPTGLNLEETPGFVCGWNFEAPDDRTGASITFDLDATLFEDPSFDPQVYWYDEESQQLVEQASSRDGTRMAFEPEHFSIYLVVDSKDFEPFWEADTCFEVVDGNISWTEAETAAKDKGGHLAIIDTPEKQEEIYQVVQRGRSRFYWIGLRDVGPAGSGVDSAEAVASEESVGIEPVGKTSANTVEEATSSEFATSSNRDRYFEWLDGRPLEYTHWSEGEPNDKPWSYGPENYVGMWRNRGGGWNDFIDQGYRTDGSCGYIVEYDWGTDSNGDGISDYHSRLIFDGAIGLANGTTPYKGIDFNQSPDWDGDGLLNGEEIEVVDFFTPEGERRAYIRILSDPTSPEGDSAVDSRTLGILAALCYEDGSAAAAEGRFYRMGEIKGKSWITDKDNEKYFQEHSEQYYFLNGASVNPEGGQDKRVSHEWKVAETYHSPINVIGTSYDATVYVRGHEAVLAYRGTDEDPEWLNDFVGGVWNVNGEEGPARETARRVADKYAARGYNVYITGHSLGGYLAQVGAAEFLGTPWADRLRAVEYFNGMGLDYAFWAGSSPDYASERTTLRGFSERTGALVGHRIFGDPVSLLGIHSGAVKAYWAARECIDNHKDIDKSHDLNNVPVSALSLVTSSLEPVDAMRAYGLPSGLWMYTWSVRETDGFFCAMG, encoded by the coding sequence ATGAAACGAGCTTGGATTTCGACGCTTCTCGCAACGTGCGCGCTCGCACTCGCCTTGTTCGCGGGTGCCCCGATGGCCATGGCCTCGGAAGGCACGGGCGGCGACGGCGCGCTGGGCGTGGTCGTGCGCACGGACCGCGACGCGTACGCCGAGGGCGACCGCGTAGGCTTGAGTGTTGTGCTCGAGAACTTCTCGGGCGCGGATCTGGTCGGCGTGGAAGCGTCTCTCCTTGTGCCGCAGGGCATCGTATTGGACGACCCGTCGGCTGCGAACATGGCCGTGGGGATGCTTGCGCCCGGGGAGGTGCGTGAGCTTGCGCTTGCGGGCAGCGTTCAGGCAAGCGCGCTCCCGCCCGCAGGGGGCGCTGCCGGCGGCACGGGCGACGCCGGCCGGCCTGCTCAGGGGCCCGGTGCTCCGGACGCTGGGCCGGGATCCGCGCCGCGCGGCATGGCGAGCTTGGGGGACGGCGTTCTCGTCGGCGCCACCCTGCTCGCGGCGGTCGTCGCTGCCGCGATCGTTCTGCTCGCGATACGTCGCATGCGCAATGCCTGGCGAGCGCAACACTGCCTGCTCGTCGTGCTCGTTGCGGCGTTGGCCGGCTCCCTTGGCCTGCCCGCGTTCGCCTCCGCCTCGCCGGACGAGGGCGAAGGCTCGCTGGTCGAGCGGACGGTGGAGGCGTCCTGCTCCGTCGTCGTGGGAGGGAAGGCGGCGGACGTCTCGGCGAGGGCTTCGTACGAAGGCGCGCCCGCTGTTGTCTCGATCGACCGATCAGCGCTTCTCCAGGCAGACGACGCGGACTTCTTCGAGTTGCCCTCGGAAAGCGTGCTCGAAGGCTCGCTCGATACGGGCGGGCTCGCTGTGGAGTCCCTCTCGTTCACGGTTCTCGACGATCGCGGCAACGAGATAGACTCCGGCAGCATCGAGGCTGCCGAACGGTGGAGCGCCCAGGGCATGGGCCTGCTCAAGGGCCTGCATACGGTGGAGGTCTCCTGCGTCTTCGCGAACGGCGAGACCGTTACGGATGCGTTGCAACTGCTGTACGCCGGAACCGACCGCATGGACGACCTGTCCATCGATCGCGAGGACAGCGACGGCGACGGGCTGATGAACTACCTGGAAACCTACTACGGCACCGATCCGAGCAAAGTCGACACCGACGGCGACGGACTGTCGGACTTCCTCGAGATCACGAGGCTGGGCTACGATCCTCTGTCGAACGATACCGACGGGGACGGCGTGCCCGACGGCGATGAGGATGCGGACGTCGACGGTTTGACGAACCTCGAGGAGGTGCGCCTCGGCACCGACCCGATGTCTGCCGATACCGATCTCGACGGCTTGCCCGACGGAGACGAGGTGCGTCTCGGCACCGATCCGCTTGTCCCCGACACCGACGGCGACGGGGCATTGGACGGTTGGGAGATCGAACGGGGGTACGACCCGCTTGTGATGCAGGAGACTTTCGCAGCTGGCGAGAGCCGTGCGTCGGAGCAAGCGTCCGTAACGCTTGAGGTGGAATCGCCCGGCGCTTCGGTGGAGCAGGCGTTCATCCTGCCGATCTCCGGCACGCCCACCGGGTTGAACCTCGAAGAGACGCCGGGCTTCGTGTGCGGTTGGAACTTCGAGGCCCCCGACGATCGGACGGGTGCCTCGATAACGTTCGACCTCGACGCGACCCTGTTCGAAGACCCCTCCTTCGACCCGCAGGTGTACTGGTATGACGAGGAGTCCCAGCAGCTGGTGGAGCAAGCCTCGTCGCGCGACGGCACCCGCATGGCGTTCGAACCCGAACACTTCTCCATCTATTTGGTGGTGGACTCCAAAGACTTCGAGCCTTTCTGGGAGGCGGATACTTGCTTCGAGGTGGTCGATGGGAACATTTCCTGGACCGAAGCAGAAACGGCAGCCAAGGACAAAGGCGGCCATTTGGCCATCATCGACACGCCCGAGAAGCAGGAGGAGATTTACCAGGTTGTCCAGAGGGGGCGAAGCCGTTTCTACTGGATCGGGCTTCGAGACGTGGGGCCCGCAGGGAGCGGGGTCGATTCCGCCGAAGCGGTTGCGAGTGAGGAATCGGTAGGGATCGAGCCCGTCGGCAAGACTTCCGCAAACACGGTGGAGGAAGCGACTTCGAGCGAGTTTGCAACGTCATCGAACAGGGATCGCTACTTCGAGTGGCTCGATGGGCGTCCCCTCGAATATACCCACTGGTCGGAGGGCGAGCCCAATGACAAGCCCTGGTCCTACGGTCCGGAGAACTACGTCGGCATGTGGCGCAACAGGGGCGGTGGCTGGAACGACTTCATCGACCAGGGCTATCGCACCGACGGCTCGTGCGGCTACATCGTCGAGTACGACTGGGGGACCGACTCCAACGGCGACGGCATCTCCGACTACCACTCCCGCCTCATCTTCGACGGCGCGATCGGCCTCGCGAACGGCACGACGCCCTACAAGGGAATCGACTTCAACCAGAGCCCCGATTGGGATGGCGATGGCCTTTTGAACGGCGAGGAGATCGAGGTCGTGGACTTCTTCACCCCCGAAGGGGAGCGGCGCGCCTACATTCGCATCCTGAGCGACCCGACTTCCCCCGAGGGGGACTCGGCGGTGGACTCGCGCACGCTCGGCATTCTGGCCGCGCTCTGCTACGAGGACGGCTCCGCGGCCGCGGCCGAAGGACGGTTCTACCGGATGGGGGAGATCAAGGGAAAGTCGTGGATCACCGACAAGGACAACGAGAAGTACTTTCAGGAGCACAGCGAGCAGTACTACTTCCTCAACGGCGCGAGCGTGAATCCCGAGGGAGGTCAGGACAAGCGCGTCTCCCACGAGTGGAAGGTGGCCGAGACCTACCACTCTCCCATCAACGTCATCGGCACCTCCTACGACGCCACCGTCTACGTGCGCGGCCACGAGGCGGTGCTCGCCTACCGGGGCACCGACGAGGACCCCGAATGGCTGAACGACTTCGTCGGGGGCGTCTGGAACGTCAACGGCGAGGAGGGGCCCGCCCGCGAGACCGCGCGCCGCGTGGCCGACAAGTACGCCGCCCGAGGCTACAACGTCTACATCACCGGGCACTCCCTCGGCGGCTACCTGGCGCAGGTCGGCGCGGCCGAGTTCCTCGGGACCCCCTGGGCGGACAGGCTGCGGGCGGTCGAGTACTTCAACGGCATGGGGCTCGACTACGCCTTCTGGGCCGGCTCCTCGCCCGACTACGCCTCCGAGCGCACGACGCTCAGGGGCTTTTCCGAGCGCACGGGCGCCCTCGTCGGCCATCGCATCTTCGGCGATCCCGTCTCCTTGCTCGGCATCCACTCGGGCGCCGTGAAGGCGTACTGGGCCGCGCGGGAGTGCATCGACAACCACAAGGACATCGACAAGTCCCACGACCTCAACAATGTCCCCGTGAGCGCCCTCTCCTTGGTGACCTCGTCTTTGGAGCCCGTGGACGCGATGCGCGCCTACGGGCTGCCGTCGGGGCTTTGGATGTACACGTGGTCCGTCCGCGAGACCGACGGCTTCTTCTGCGCGATGGGATAA
- a CDS encoding type II secretion system F family protein — MLSHIADAVSRFVPMAEGAGEEDRNWLVYSGVKMTASSFWAFRVISLTGGVVAGLFAAASLADPLRSVSVFILCVILGSQIPMFYIAARRAEWRRQLDEDLPDALDLMAVAVSAGSTFESALRVVAERMDGKLAESFEDVVEESRYSSRNRALANFAARSGVESLQIFAASLAQAEASGAPLLDILQEQASSARTMRRLHIEEKANALQVKMLMPMLMFVFPVLVIILCAPLIGQVLTMLG, encoded by the coding sequence ATGCTCTCCCATATCGCCGACGCGGTGTCGCGCTTCGTTCCCATGGCGGAAGGGGCGGGAGAGGAAGACCGAAACTGGCTCGTGTACTCCGGCGTGAAGATGACGGCGTCCTCATTCTGGGCGTTCAGGGTTATCAGTTTGACGGGTGGCGTCGTAGCGGGCCTTTTTGCCGCCGCTTCGCTCGCCGACCCCTTGCGAAGCGTGTCGGTGTTCATCCTGTGCGTCATTTTGGGAAGCCAAATACCCATGTTCTATATCGCCGCCCGCCGCGCGGAATGGCGCCGTCAACTCGACGAGGATCTTCCCGACGCGCTCGACCTGATGGCGGTTGCCGTTTCGGCGGGGTCGACGTTCGAGTCGGCTTTGCGTGTCGTGGCCGAGCGCATGGATGGGAAACTTGCCGAGTCGTTCGAGGACGTGGTGGAAGAGTCCCGGTACAGCTCTCGCAACCGCGCCCTTGCCAACTTTGCCGCCAGGTCCGGGGTGGAGTCGCTGCAGATATTCGCAGCCTCGCTCGCCCAGGCCGAGGCCTCGGGAGCTCCGCTGCTCGATATCCTGCAAGAACAGGCGAGCTCCGCGCGTACCATGCGTCGACTGCATATCGAGGAGAAGGCGAACGCGCTACAGGTGAAGATGCTCATGCCCATGCTCATGTTCGTGTTTCCCGTGCTCGTCATCATCCTATGCGCTCCGCTCATCGGTCAAGTTCTGACCATGCTGGGCTGA
- a CDS encoding DUF192 domain-containing protein, with translation MNDSYPLTAEALMPSGERIALRCAWATSFAQRFFGLMGKRSVPARCGLAFDRCRSIHMMFMRVPLDVLWLVSGDGPRYEVAGLSKGVMPWRVAMAPRGGTIAVEFESGTFSEAPSSMFIGDEGMV, from the coding sequence ATGAACGATTCGTATCCTTTGACGGCGGAGGCTCTCATGCCCAGCGGAGAGCGCATCGCGCTGCGCTGCGCTTGGGCGACGAGCTTTGCTCAGCGGTTTTTCGGGCTGATGGGGAAGCGGTCGGTTCCCGCACGGTGCGGGTTGGCGTTCGATCGCTGCCGCTCCATCCATATGATGTTCATGCGGGTCCCGCTTGACGTTCTCTGGCTGGTTTCGGGCGATGGGCCTCGGTACGAGGTGGCGGGGTTGTCGAAGGGGGTCATGCCGTGGCGCGTGGCTATGGCGCCTCGCGGGGGCACCATAGCGGTTGAATTCGAAAGCGGCACGTTCAGCGAAGCGCCTTCGAGCATGTTTATCGGCGACGAGGGGATGGTATGA
- a CDS encoding FtsW/RodA/SpoVE family cell cycle protein has translation MTRRNVELILLLVAAPVVALLFAMIAINQGQALNLTTLGVPAAIFVAFVIAHLAVRKFATNADPALLPISFALSGIGIAFVTSLAPDLAVGQVMWLFVGVACMVLVLVFVRNLDKVANYKYTLMIVGFLLLLSPLVPGLGQEIYGSRIWLSIGSYSFQPGEIAKIAIVLFLAGYLAQNREMLSVFTWRVGPFRLPDIRTLLPLLLMWGIALVIVVFEKDLGSALVFFFVFLVMLYVATGKKVYLVIGLGLIAIGGVGAFMAFGHVQVRVNTWLDPFADAQDTGYQLTQAIYSIADGDLFGVGIGRGLADQIPVVESDFIFAAIAEEIGLLGAAGVLLLFLCFAVRGFVTAARAKSDVSSFVAVGLTSMIVLQAFIIVGGVTRLIPLTGLTLPFISQGGSSLLASFIIVGFLLRCGDEGTGVGQEMASATTSLHANSVLGRVSLGKRLNHSMLLCSTLFALLVANLTLIMVVQADYYQSMPGNNHTLAKEARTERGTIATYDGTVLARSIKQEDGTYEREYPAGDLASHVVGYSSSQFGNAGIESAYNDTLKGTENFASWTDVLNSFAGIGTPGNDVTLTINSKIQQAAQDALAGRKGACVVMDPDTGAILAMASAPTYNAADFAAVIEQANANPDDSTLVDRAVGSLYAPGSTFKMVTLATALEDDVASEDTVFSSPGTMKIGNADVSNFNKADYGNLTLAQATELSSNTVFGQLGVEMGAEKLVAGAEDFGFNKDIDFPLYTPESLMPSAEDLQKNEWELAWAAAGEPVGDPTRPDRESPAGPQATVLEMAMVGSAIANDGVIMQPYLVDSINNANGERSFSASPSKLMQAISKTTAGRVRDVLLGVVENGTGTAAKIDGIDVAGKTGTAEKQDSNDSWFVGMAPADDPRVVVAIVIEDGEEGVGTAKAQNVLKTALEVQGLL, from the coding sequence ATGACGCGTCGCAACGTAGAGCTGATCCTGCTGTTGGTGGCGGCGCCCGTGGTGGCGCTGCTGTTCGCGATGATCGCCATCAACCAAGGGCAAGCGCTGAACCTGACCACCTTGGGCGTTCCTGCGGCCATCTTCGTGGCGTTCGTCATCGCGCACCTCGCCGTGCGCAAATTCGCGACGAACGCCGACCCTGCCCTGCTGCCCATCTCGTTCGCGCTGTCGGGCATCGGCATCGCATTCGTCACCAGCCTGGCACCCGATCTGGCCGTCGGCCAGGTGATGTGGCTGTTCGTGGGCGTGGCCTGCATGGTGCTCGTGCTCGTGTTCGTACGCAACCTCGACAAGGTGGCGAACTACAAGTACACGCTCATGATCGTCGGCTTCCTGCTGCTGCTCTCTCCGCTCGTTCCCGGCCTCGGCCAGGAGATTTACGGCAGCCGCATTTGGCTGTCCATCGGCAGCTACTCCTTCCAACCGGGTGAGATCGCCAAAATCGCGATCGTGCTGTTCCTGGCGGGCTACCTCGCGCAGAACCGCGAGATGCTGTCCGTGTTCACCTGGCGCGTGGGGCCCTTCCGCCTGCCCGACATCCGCACGCTGCTGCCCCTGCTGCTGATGTGGGGCATCGCGCTCGTCATCGTCGTGTTCGAGAAGGACCTCGGCAGCGCGCTCGTGTTCTTCTTCGTGTTCCTCGTCATGCTGTACGTGGCGACGGGCAAGAAGGTGTACCTCGTCATCGGCCTGGGCCTCATCGCCATCGGCGGCGTGGGCGCGTTTATGGCGTTCGGCCACGTGCAGGTGCGCGTGAACACCTGGCTCGACCCCTTCGCCGATGCGCAGGACACGGGCTACCAGCTGACGCAGGCCATCTATTCCATCGCGGACGGCGATCTGTTCGGCGTGGGCATCGGACGCGGCCTTGCCGACCAGATCCCCGTCGTGGAAAGCGACTTCATCTTCGCGGCCATCGCCGAGGAGATCGGCCTTCTGGGCGCGGCCGGCGTGCTGCTGCTGTTCCTGTGCTTCGCGGTGCGCGGCTTCGTCACGGCGGCGCGTGCGAAGAGCGACGTCAGCTCGTTCGTGGCCGTGGGCCTCACGTCCATGATCGTGCTGCAGGCGTTCATCATCGTCGGCGGCGTGACCAGGCTCATCCCCCTCACCGGCCTCACGCTGCCCTTCATCAGCCAGGGCGGCTCGTCGCTTCTGGCCAGCTTCATCATCGTGGGCTTCCTCCTGCGCTGCGGCGACGAGGGAACCGGCGTCGGGCAGGAGATGGCCAGCGCCACCACGTCGCTGCATGCGAACAGCGTGCTCGGACGCGTGTCGCTGGGCAAGCGCCTCAACCACAGCATGCTCTTGTGCTCCACCCTGTTCGCGCTGCTCGTAGCCAACCTCACGCTCATCATGGTGGTGCAAGCCGACTACTACCAGAGCATGCCCGGCAACAACCACACGCTGGCTAAGGAGGCGCGCACCGAGCGCGGCACCATCGCCACGTACGACGGTACCGTGCTGGCGCGCAGCATCAAGCAGGAGGACGGCACCTACGAGCGCGAGTACCCGGCCGGCGATTTGGCCAGCCACGTGGTGGGCTACTCGTCATCGCAGTTCGGCAACGCCGGCATCGAAAGCGCGTACAACGACACGCTCAAAGGCACCGAGAACTTCGCCTCGTGGACCGACGTGCTGAACTCGTTCGCCGGCATCGGCACCCCGGGCAACGACGTGACCCTCACCATCAACTCGAAGATCCAGCAGGCCGCGCAGGATGCGCTGGCCGGGCGCAAGGGCGCGTGCGTGGTCATGGACCCCGACACGGGTGCCATCCTGGCCATGGCCTCGGCCCCCACGTACAACGCGGCCGATTTCGCCGCGGTCATCGAGCAGGCGAACGCGAACCCCGACGACAGCACCCTCGTAGATCGCGCGGTGGGCTCGCTGTACGCGCCGGGCTCCACGTTCAAGATGGTCACGCTGGCAACCGCGCTCGAGGACGACGTGGCAAGCGAGGACACGGTGTTCTCCTCGCCCGGCACCATGAAGATCGGCAACGCCGACGTGTCGAACTTCAACAAGGCCGACTACGGCAACCTCACCCTGGCCCAGGCTACCGAGCTCTCGTCGAACACCGTGTTCGGCCAGCTGGGCGTCGAGATGGGCGCCGAGAAGCTCGTGGCGGGCGCGGAGGACTTCGGCTTCAACAAGGACATCGACTTCCCGCTGTACACGCCCGAGTCGCTCATGCCCTCGGCGGAGGACCTGCAGAAGAACGAGTGGGAGCTGGCGTGGGCGGCTGCGGGAGAGCCGGTGGGCGATCCCACGCGCCCCGATCGCGAGAGCCCGGCCGGCCCCCAGGCCACCGTGCTCGAGATGGCCATGGTGGGTTCTGCCATCGCCAACGACGGCGTCATCATGCAGCCCTACCTCGTCGACAGCATCAACAACGCCAACGGCGAGCGCAGCTTCTCGGCTTCCCCATCGAAGCTCATGCAGGCCATCAGCAAGACCACGGCCGGACGCGTGCGCGACGTGCTGCTGGGCGTCGTGGAGAACGGCACCGGCACGGCGGCCAAGATCGACGGCATCGACGTCGCCGGCAAAACCGGCACCGCCGAGAAGCAGGACAGCAACGACAGCTGGTTCGTGGGCATGGCCCCGGCCGACGATCCGCGCGTGGTGGTGGCCATCGTCATCGAAGACGGCGAAGAGGGCGTGGGCACGGCAAAAGCGCAGAATGTGTTGAAAACGGCCTTGGAAGTGCAGGGACTTTTATAG
- the pknB gene encoding Stk1 family PASTA domain-containing Ser/Thr kinase translates to MIGRVFNNRYQITERIGIGGMAEVYRAQDNVLGRLVAVKVMLPQYAADPNFTQRFKQEAAAAANLQSPYIVNVYDWGQDEGTYYIVMEFVRGSDLKTAIIERGAINQRKVAEIGAQVCQALSVAHGLDIIHRDIKPQNIMVQPDGNVKVMDFGIARAKNSVMTQTSSVLGTAHYISPEQAQGKDLTATSDIYSLGIVLYESATGRLPFDGPDAVSVAMKQVNDLPVPPREINPDIDPALEAIIMKAIAKNPDDRFATAKDMRLALNDYLAGRPVNLGEGFTSAETVVMGGVLPPVGVADGTAVMPAMGGVNPAAPTAAQRSYNANNTSGKKNNKKTIAIVIGIIAALAVVGGIAFALMSGGGDDKDKVAVPSVVGQTVDEATAAIEGAGFELGKVDESFDDKVEAGKVIGQDPKGDSKQAKGTKINLTVSKGAQEITVPDLSNMTADEAQKALTVSGLKYAKGPAEYSDTVEKDHVARQDVAAGQNVPKDTVVTYYLSLGSEGTSVPNVVGQREGAATTALNNAGFYVNADYVPSDTVESGVVISQDPSSGKLKEGEAVNIVVSTGKEKSTFTVAVNSNGGGSVTASSNSVTEGDSVTITITPNSGYEVAAVRGLDDVPKSGGTFTLSNITSNVNVNVTFQEVAPTPTPTPDPGTTTGDPNKKS, encoded by the coding sequence ATGATAGGCAGGGTGTTCAACAACCGCTACCAGATCACCGAGCGCATCGGTATCGGCGGTATGGCGGAGGTGTACCGCGCGCAGGACAACGTGCTCGGCCGCCTGGTCGCCGTGAAGGTCATGCTGCCGCAATACGCCGCCGACCCCAACTTCACCCAGCGCTTCAAGCAGGAAGCCGCCGCCGCGGCCAACCTGCAGAGCCCCTACATCGTGAACGTGTACGACTGGGGCCAGGACGAGGGTACCTATTACATCGTCATGGAATTCGTGCGCGGCTCCGACCTCAAAACCGCCATCATCGAGCGCGGCGCCATCAACCAGCGCAAGGTCGCCGAAATCGGCGCGCAGGTGTGTCAGGCGCTTTCCGTGGCCCACGGCCTCGACATCATCCACCGCGACATCAAGCCGCAGAACATCATGGTGCAGCCCGACGGCAACGTGAAGGTCATGGACTTCGGCATCGCACGCGCGAAGAACTCCGTCATGACCCAAACCTCCTCGGTGCTGGGCACGGCTCACTACATCTCCCCCGAGCAGGCGCAGGGCAAGGACCTCACGGCCACGAGCGACATCTACTCGCTGGGCATCGTGCTGTACGAATCCGCCACCGGACGCCTGCCGTTCGACGGACCCGACGCCGTGAGCGTGGCCATGAAGCAGGTCAACGACCTGCCCGTGCCGCCCCGCGAGATCAACCCCGACATCGATCCGGCGCTCGAGGCCATCATCATGAAGGCCATTGCCAAGAACCCGGACGACCGCTTCGCCACCGCGAAGGACATGCGCCTCGCGCTGAACGACTACCTTGCGGGCCGTCCCGTCAACCTGGGCGAGGGCTTCACCAGCGCCGAGACCGTCGTCATGGGCGGCGTGTTGCCTCCCGTCGGCGTGGCCGACGGCACGGCCGTGATGCCCGCGATGGGCGGCGTCAATCCGGCAGCTCCCACCGCTGCGCAGCGTTCTTACAACGCGAACAACACGAGCGGCAAGAAGAACAACAAGAAGACCATTGCCATCGTCATCGGCATCATCGCGGCGCTTGCCGTGGTGGGCGGCATCGCGTTCGCCCTCATGTCGGGCGGCGGCGACGACAAAGACAAGGTCGCGGTTCCCAGCGTGGTGGGCCAGACGGTGGACGAGGCAACGGCCGCCATCGAGGGAGCCGGTTTCGAGCTGGGCAAGGTGGACGAGTCGTTCGACGACAAGGTCGAAGCCGGCAAGGTGATCGGCCAGGATCCGAAGGGCGACAGCAAGCAGGCCAAGGGCACCAAGATCAACCTCACCGTGTCGAAGGGCGCGCAGGAGATCACCGTGCCCGACCTCTCGAACATGACCGCCGATGAAGCCCAGAAAGCGCTCACCGTGAGCGGCCTGAAGTACGCGAAGGGCCCTGCGGAGTATTCCGACACGGTTGAGAAAGACCACGTGGCGCGCCAAGACGTCGCCGCGGGCCAGAACGTGCCCAAAGACACCGTCGTCACCTACTACCTGTCGCTCGGTTCCGAGGGCACCTCCGTCCCGAACGTCGTCGGTCAACGCGAGGGCGCCGCCACCACAGCGCTCAACAACGCCGGCTTCTACGTGAACGCCGACTACGTTCCCAGCGACACGGTGGAATCGGGCGTCGTCATCAGCCAGGATCCCTCGAGCGGCAAGCTCAAGGAGGGCGAGGCGGTGAACATCGTGGTCAGCACCGGCAAGGAGAAGTCCACGTTCACGGTTGCCGTGAACTCCAATGGCGGCGGGTCGGTGACGGCCAGCTCCAACTCGGTTACCGAGGGCGACAGCGTCACCATCACCATCACGCCGAACAGCGGTTATGAGGTGGCCGCAGTCAGAGGCTTGGACGATGTGCCGAAGTCGGGCGGCACGTTCACGCTGTCCAACATCACGAGCAACGTGAACGTCAACGTCACGTTCCAAGAGGTCGCCCCGACGCCGACGCCGACGCCGGATCCGGGCACGACAACCGGCGACCCGAACAAGAAGAGCTAG
- a CDS encoding type II secretion system F family protein has product MDGLVSRVKEITDQAGIDLLPREVVLIGALTAVIPFFACQAMGLALSESLMAALFGVMVVPLWIMMQRRRNIARFEDHLGNAMPLIAANLRAGLTLRQALIPVAENMGEPLKSEFFRLVEEVSSGASMPKALDDLAKRVKSDDLRLFATAVSIQSVQGGSIADITEQVGATVRTRSEMRQFVKSKTSMAKTSTTIMTIIPIVIFFALMGISQVHRDFYMSADGLPVIILCLFMDGAGLFVLSKMGKIV; this is encoded by the coding sequence TTGGACGGCCTGGTTTCCCGCGTCAAAGAGATCACTGATCAGGCGGGCATCGATCTTCTTCCTCGGGAGGTTGTTCTGATAGGGGCCCTGACCGCAGTGATTCCATTCTTCGCATGCCAGGCGATGGGGCTGGCCCTCAGCGAGTCGCTCATGGCGGCGCTTTTCGGCGTTATGGTCGTTCCTCTATGGATCATGATGCAGCGTCGTCGCAATATCGCCCGCTTTGAGGACCACCTGGGAAACGCCATGCCCCTTATCGCTGCGAACCTCCGCGCGGGTCTGACGCTACGCCAGGCGCTCATCCCGGTGGCCGAGAACATGGGAGAGCCGCTCAAGAGCGAGTTCTTTCGGCTTGTCGAGGAGGTGTCGTCCGGCGCTTCCATGCCGAAGGCGCTTGACGATCTTGCCAAGCGCGTCAAATCGGACGACTTGCGTCTGTTCGCCACGGCGGTGTCCATCCAGTCCGTGCAAGGCGGGTCTATCGCCGACATCACCGAGCAAGTGGGCGCCACCGTTCGCACGCGCAGCGAGATGCGCCAGTTCGTGAAGTCGAAAACTTCGATGGCGAAGACGTCTACCACTATCATGACGATCATCCCCATCGTCATCTTCTTCGCGTTGATGGGCATATCCCAGGTCCATCGTGATTTCTATATGTCCGCAGACGGTTTGCCCGTCATCATCCTCTGCCTCTTCATGGATGGGGCTGGCTTGTTCGTTCTGAGCAAGATGGGCAAGATCGTCTAA